The Pseudomonas triclosanedens genome has a window encoding:
- a CDS encoding TetR family transcriptional regulator C-terminal domain-containing protein, with translation MNQEVRFSRLEPEQRKALLIEATLACLKQHGFQGASIRKICAEAGVSVGLINHHYSGKDELVAEAYLTVTGRVMQLLREAIAEAAPDARARLSAFFRASFSAELLDPQLLDAWLAFWGAVKTAEAINHAHDHSYGEYRSLLAQTLNELAREEGWEGFDADLAAIALSALLDGLWLESGLNPNTFTPEQGVQICEAWVDGLQHGGRQRFSRPPAAC, from the coding sequence ATGAACCAGGAAGTCCGCTTTTCCCGACTGGAGCCGGAGCAGCGCAAGGCACTGCTGATCGAGGCCACGCTCGCGTGCCTCAAGCAGCACGGCTTCCAGGGCGCATCGATCCGCAAGATCTGCGCCGAGGCCGGTGTGTCGGTGGGACTGATCAACCACCACTATTCGGGCAAGGACGAACTGGTGGCCGAGGCTTACCTGACGGTGACCGGGCGGGTGATGCAGTTGTTGCGCGAGGCCATCGCCGAGGCGGCGCCCGATGCCCGCGCGCGGCTGTCGGCGTTCTTCCGCGCCTCGTTCTCCGCCGAGCTGCTCGACCCGCAACTGCTGGACGCCTGGCTGGCGTTCTGGGGCGCGGTGAAGACCGCAGAGGCGATCAACCACGCCCATGATCACTCCTACGGTGAATACCGCTCGCTGCTGGCGCAGACGCTGAACGAGCTGGCGCGGGAAGAGGGCTGGGAAGGTTTCGACGCCGACCTCGCGGCCATCGCCCTGAGCGCGTTGCTCGACGGTTTGTGGCTGGAGTCGGGGCTGAACCCCAACACCTTCACGCCCGAGCAGGGCGTGCAGATCTGCGAGGCCTGGGTAGATGGCCTGCAGCATGGCGGGCGACAGCGATTCAGCCGCCCGCCGGCAGCCTGTTGA
- a CDS encoding response regulator encodes MAMAPRVLIVDDDPLIRELLQAYLGEEGYDVLCAGTAEQAEASLAEAERGEQPIDLVMLDIRLPGKDGLTLTRELRVRSEVGIILITGRNDDVDRIVGLECGADDYVIKPLNPRELVSRAKNLIRRVRHARQPVAAQPARQNHKRFAHWTLDPDRRRLIDAGGSETPLTHGEFQLLCVFLRNTGHTLSRDQLMDQIRNREWLPNDRSIDVLVGRLRRKLRDDPAEPELIITIHGAGYLFTATPADV; translated from the coding sequence TTGGCGATGGCTCCCCGTGTTCTGATCGTCGACGACGATCCGCTGATTCGCGAACTCCTCCAGGCCTATCTCGGCGAGGAAGGTTACGACGTGCTCTGCGCGGGCACTGCCGAGCAGGCCGAAGCCAGCCTGGCCGAGGCCGAGCGCGGCGAGCAGCCGATCGACCTGGTGATGCTCGACATCCGCCTGCCCGGCAAGGACGGCCTGACCCTGACCCGCGAGCTGCGCGTGCGTTCGGAGGTCGGCATCATCCTGATCACCGGCCGCAACGACGACGTGGACCGCATCGTCGGCCTGGAATGCGGTGCCGACGACTATGTGATCAAGCCGCTCAACCCGCGTGAGCTGGTGTCCCGCGCGAAGAACCTGATCCGCCGCGTTCGCCACGCCCGCCAACCCGTCGCCGCGCAACCGGCCCGGCAGAACCACAAGCGCTTCGCGCACTGGACGCTGGACCCCGACCGCCGCCGCCTGATCGACGCAGGCGGCAGCGAAACCCCACTGACCCACGGCGAGTTCCAGCTGCTCTGTGTGTTCCTGCGCAACACCGGCCATACCCTGAGCCGCGACCAGCTGATGGACCAGATCCGCAACCGCGAGTGGCTGCCCAACGACCGCTCCATCGACGTGCTGGTAGGCCGCCTGCGCCGCAAGCTGCGCGACGACCCTGCCGAGCCCGAGCTGATCATCACCATCCACGGCGCCGGCTACCTGTTCACCGCCACGCCCGCCGACGTCTGA
- a CDS encoding ATP-binding protein, translating into MKLPGGLARRLLLRVLLFSLCFTVLASAVQLYFEYRREMRDIEARLELIRVGYLASFERSLWDLNQEQLNVQLHGLVDFPDIAQARLRSADFNLMQGSESGRGPLRVERFALAFQPPDGERRELGELEVSIDLGAVYLRLLHGGLASLLWMGVFLCGLAVALSWLFHSLVTRHLRRMADFVRGLTGGDLGTELALDKVRSGEDDEIDTVADALDGLRRALRAELRRREADREALQSTRDELQRRVERRTASLRRAKEEAEAANRAKSRFLATMSHEIRTPLGGILGMAELLRAAPLGEQDRRRLQALSTAGEGLLAILNEVLHFAKLEDGASQPEPVDFSLRRLLDDVVTLLEPRAQDNGTVLRLRVDPQVRDACRGAEQFLRQVLSNLVANAVKFTEEGEVLLEVAVLASDEAGQRLRFSVTDDGIGISSEQQEKIFQRFTQASDEVARRYGGTGLGLAISKRLVESMGGEIGVESLEGEGSTFWFEIALAPGVVPSATAIVECSPALEVLVVEDVALNREVAQALLERDGHRVHLADDAEPALALAASRRFDLILLDMHLPGMSGLELCRAIRGQAEGRNVRTPVFAFTASVQPGMVRRYFEAGMQGVLGKPLRLEQLRRALAGVTGDAADETVDSGPLDHRVLDTHRRLLGEHKLAELLDSLWRLIDQQWPLLLDALRQDDAVEAASLAHRLAGSCRSMGLRGLGDCLGELEEAALAGASLMGWTDKLDREKAVVAELLKSTPA; encoded by the coding sequence ATGAAGCTGCCCGGCGGCCTGGCCCGGCGCCTGCTGCTGCGGGTGTTGCTGTTCAGCCTGTGCTTCACCGTGCTGGCCAGCGCAGTGCAGTTGTACTTCGAATACCGCCGCGAGATGCGCGACATCGAGGCGCGCCTGGAGCTGATCCGAGTCGGCTACCTGGCCAGCTTCGAGCGCAGCCTGTGGGACCTCAACCAGGAGCAGCTCAACGTGCAACTGCACGGCCTGGTGGACTTTCCCGACATCGCCCAGGCGCGTCTGCGCAGCGCCGATTTCAACCTGATGCAGGGCAGCGAAAGTGGGCGCGGCCCGCTGCGTGTGGAGCGTTTCGCCCTGGCCTTCCAGCCGCCGGATGGCGAGCGCCGGGAGCTGGGGGAACTGGAGGTGAGCATCGACCTGGGCGCCGTCTACCTGCGCCTGCTCCACGGCGGCCTGGCCAGCCTGTTGTGGATGGGCGTGTTCCTCTGTGGCCTGGCGGTGGCGCTGAGCTGGCTGTTCCACAGCCTGGTCACCCGGCATCTGCGGCGCATGGCCGATTTCGTTCGCGGGCTGACCGGCGGCGACCTGGGGACCGAGCTGGCGCTGGACAAGGTGCGCAGCGGCGAGGACGACGAAATCGACACCGTGGCTGATGCCCTAGACGGCCTGCGCCGCGCACTGCGCGCCGAACTTCGGCGCCGCGAGGCCGACCGCGAGGCGCTGCAAAGCACGCGCGACGAGTTGCAGCGGCGGGTCGAGCGGCGCACCGCCAGCCTGCGCCGCGCCAAGGAAGAAGCGGAGGCGGCCAACCGTGCCAAGAGCCGCTTCCTCGCCACCATGAGCCACGAAATCCGCACCCCACTGGGCGGTATCCTCGGCATGGCCGAGCTGCTGCGCGCGGCCCCCCTGGGCGAGCAGGATCGGCGCCGGTTGCAGGCGCTGTCCACTGCTGGCGAGGGGCTGCTGGCGATCCTCAACGAGGTGCTGCACTTCGCCAAGCTGGAAGATGGCGCCAGCCAGCCCGAGCCGGTGGACTTCTCCCTGCGCCGTCTGCTCGATGACGTGGTGACCCTGCTGGAGCCGCGCGCGCAGGACAACGGTACCGTCCTGCGGCTGCGCGTCGATCCGCAGGTGCGCGACGCCTGCCGGGGCGCCGAGCAGTTCCTGCGCCAGGTGCTGAGCAACCTGGTGGCCAACGCGGTGAAGTTCACCGAGGAAGGCGAGGTGCTGCTGGAGGTGGCCGTGCTGGCGTCCGACGAGGCCGGGCAGCGCCTGCGTTTCAGCGTGACCGACGACGGCATCGGGATTTCCTCGGAGCAGCAGGAAAAAATCTTCCAGCGCTTCACCCAGGCCAGCGACGAGGTGGCGCGGCGCTACGGCGGCACCGGCCTGGGGCTGGCGATCAGCAAGCGCCTGGTGGAAAGCATGGGCGGTGAGATCGGCGTGGAGAGCCTGGAGGGCGAGGGCAGCACCTTCTGGTTCGAGATCGCGCTGGCGCCGGGCGTGGTGCCGAGCGCTACGGCAATCGTGGAGTGCTCGCCGGCGCTGGAGGTGCTGGTGGTGGAGGACGTCGCCCTGAACCGCGAGGTCGCCCAGGCGCTGCTGGAGCGCGATGGCCATCGCGTGCACCTGGCCGACGACGCGGAGCCTGCGCTGGCGCTCGCCGCCTCGCGGCGCTTCGACCTGATCCTGCTGGATATGCACCTGCCGGGCATGAGCGGCCTGGAGCTGTGCCGGGCAATTCGCGGGCAGGCGGAAGGCCGCAACGTGCGCACGCCGGTGTTCGCCTTCACCGCCAGTGTGCAGCCGGGGATGGTGCGTCGCTATTTCGAGGCCGGCATGCAGGGCGTGCTGGGCAAGCCGCTGCGCCTGGAGCAACTGCGCCGCGCGCTGGCCGGTGTAACGGGCGATGCGGCGGACGAGACCGTGGACAGCGGCCCGCTGGATCACCGCGTGCTGGATACCCACCGCCGTCTGTTGGGCGAGCACAAGCTCGCCGAACTGCTCGATAGCCTCTGGCGCCTGATCGACCAGCAATGGCCGCTGCTGCTGGATGCGCTGCGCCAGGACGATGCGGTCGAAGCCGCGAGCCTTGCCCACCGGCTGGCGGGGAGTTGCCGGTCGATGGGGCTGCGCGGCCTGGGCGACTGCCTTGGCGAGCTGGAAGAGGCGGCGCTGGCGGGAGCTTCGCTCATGGGCTGGACGGATAAGCTGGATCGGGAGAAGGCGGTCGTTGCTGAACTCCTGAAGAGCACCCCGGCGTAG
- a CDS encoding substrate-binding periplasmic protein: protein MRWPALLCLVLPLLAAGTTASAAQPIRYCDYPVYPPISWSDGHEVRGLAPQAVRSVLGELGYEVTTVVLGNWKRCLLDAAEGRVDVVLAYRTPQRDDGLLFSRVPVLREEVAIFYNRRKPVRFDRLDDLASYRGGLLFGESYGAQFDRFVAEHGNVEWVSDSRQNFGKLIRQRIDFIAHERRTGGLFVEQLAGGENIAALPRPLTVDYLRIAVSRRSPLAARMDEIDAALQRRVEDGSVARWLDDSERGYRAMLAGDGVPR, encoded by the coding sequence ATGCGCTGGCCGGCCCTGCTGTGCCTGGTGCTGCCGCTGCTGGCAGCGGGCACCACCGCGAGCGCCGCGCAACCGATCCGCTACTGCGACTACCCCGTGTACCCGCCGATTTCCTGGAGCGATGGCCACGAGGTCCGCGGGCTGGCGCCGCAAGCGGTGCGCAGCGTGCTCGGCGAGCTGGGCTACGAGGTGACGACCGTGGTGCTCGGCAACTGGAAGCGCTGCCTGCTGGATGCCGCCGAAGGCCGCGTGGACGTGGTGCTGGCCTACCGCACGCCGCAGCGTGACGATGGCCTGCTGTTCTCCCGCGTGCCGGTGCTGCGCGAGGAAGTGGCGATCTTCTACAACCGCCGCAAGCCGGTGCGCTTCGACCGGCTGGACGACCTCGCCAGCTACCGTGGCGGGCTACTTTTCGGCGAGAGCTACGGGGCGCAGTTCGACCGCTTCGTCGCCGAGCACGGCAATGTCGAATGGGTCTCCGACAGCCGACAGAACTTCGGCAAGCTGATCCGCCAGCGTATCGACTTCATCGCCCACGAGCGCCGCACTGGCGGCCTGTTCGTCGAGCAGTTGGCCGGAGGCGAGAACATCGCGGCATTGCCCAGGCCGCTGACCGTGGACTACCTGCGCATCGCGGTGTCGCGCCGGTCGCCGCTGGCCGCGCGGATGGACGAGATCGACGCGGCGCTGCAACGGCGAGTGGAGGATGGCAGCGTGGCGCGCTGGCTGGATGACAGCGAGCGCGGCTACCGCGCGATGCTCGCCGGCGACGGAGTGCCGCGATGA